The DNA window CGGCATTGCCATGGCGAAAATTGCGGTGGAATCGATGCACCAGAAGTTTCGTGACGCAGTAGAATCGCGGGATGGCACACGTTGTAGGGGACGTTCTTAACTGCAGCGATTCGACCCTGTTCACGTAGTAAACCCATCTCATCCAGCTTCAGCATCATTTGGTAGATGGAGCTGTTTTTTCCGATGACTACCTGCCCGGTCTCATTAGGCGCTGTGTTTGACAGTGCTGCAATTTCATCCGAGTAGTGATCACGTTGCACTACCTTGAAGATGGCTTCTTCAGCAGCCTTCAGCTACGACTGTTGCAGCTGTCCACCATATCGTGGCTGTTTCTTCCATTGTGTAGAAAACGGAGAACGTATGCGGTCGCACGTTGTAATCTGTCCTAGGAAGAGTATCAGTGGAAATCGATCGTTGGTTCAAAAGAACCGTGATGTAGCGTCGATGCGCGCATTTCTTCCGTGGTAACCGTCATCGGATCATTGCGACAGGTCCAATCTGCCTTCAGGAGACTCAGGAAGTGCGGTCCTTGGAATCACTTGCTGTCGTGGTTGAAGTACGGTCCACTGCCCCATTTCGTTGCTTCGTCCGCTGGATTGACTGGATCTCCAGTCGCTTACCGAAGTATGCTCAAGTATCTCGTCCACTCTACAGGACACGAACTGCTGATAGTTTTGAGGGTCGGCATTAATCAAGGATAGCGCTGTTCTGGAATCGGTCCAGAAAATCGTCTTGGAAACTGGGACGTCGAGATTTTCCTTGGCGAAATTTTGACCACACACACCTGCAGTTACAGCCTGGGAATAGACCACGGTTTCAGGGATCTTGCCGCTACTAAGCTGCACTGTCGTTTACCGTGTTTGTTGAAGGTGCGAAAGTAGTAGGCGCACGAATAGGGTGCTTCGCTTGTGTCGATAAACACATGCATCGTTTCAGCCCTGAGGTAGGTCCTTCTCGTGGCGTTGGCAAAGTAACGTCTGGGAATTTGAATCTTCTGCGATATGGTTGATCATCTCGATCCACCTCGCCTAGACTAAAACGTATACTTGTTCATCTCAATCGGTGCTGTCCCGCCACAAGTCCTGGATTAAAAGCTTTCCGTGGATGGTAAACGGCGAGATCAACCCAATGGATTGTACTTCGTCAATCATTTCGGTAGAGGGCTCCAAAGCCTACCGAGCATTCTCACGATTTTCGCCCCGTCGATCAGGTTCAGCTGCTTGTCAGTTCCGTCTGGTACTTCGCCCAGTTGCTCGAGAACCGTGCTGCTATTTGACCGTCAGTTGTGCAATTTGAAGCCTCCTTACCGTGAATGTATCGCACGTCGCTTACTGCCTTTGTCGCTTTCTCTGCGGAAACTCGAAACTCGACAGGTAATCGTCAGCGTCATGATCATGGACAATCGCTTTTGATGCCCCAGCGTGATGTACAGCGTTCCGGTTTTTGACGAATTGTGCGGAAGTTGGTGCTCTCGAAAGTAGCGACACCCATCAAGTAGATCGTAGGTATCTCCGATGGACAAGAAGCGCTGGGAATTCATATCTTCCTCTCGGATACGGATATGGTGGAACATTCCCCATACTGTCGAAAGCGGAATAGCACGGCTGGAATTGACGAGAGTTGATCCGGACCTTTGACGCTGACTTTTCCAGATTTCTTAGGGTTTGTTACCTCTCCCACCGGGAGGTACCAGACCCTTCCTGGATCTGCTGCATCGATCTCCGCTTTCGTAGCCCTGTGCGCGTAACCCTTTGCGTACTCGTACATCTATCGACGGAAATTCCCTTTTAGCACCGGATCGCGATCCATTTTGCGTTTGAGACATTTTAAACGACGTACCGCCATCGTATAGCTGTTCAGCAATTCTACATTATCTTCTTTCCGCAACAAACCCGTTTCGAAACGGTTCTCTACTCGTTGGGTTTTAGTTTCCAGGATAGTTAGCGCTCGTTTTTCTTCCCTAGTCATTGGAACGTTTGACGGGCGCACGCCTGCTTCTTCGATGGCGTGAAACTGCTTCACCGTATCGTGAAGTTCCTCGTCGCAATTGCACCTGCTTATATGGAAATTATAAGCTTCCATGTTACCGCTCTCTCGCGGACCGTAGACACACCAGTCCAATCTGGttttcgcagtcttcgaagggtccgcaggtcgtcctctatctggtcgatccaccgtgctcgctgtgcgccccgtcttcttgttccagTAGGGTTGCCCTCAAAAACCATGTTCACCatgtcgtcgtccgacattcttacgacgtgttcAGCCCatcgcaaacgtcctatttttgcggtatgcgcgatggatggttcttccagtaGCTGATGTAACTGTCACGTTCCGtgttccatctgcacgccaccattgatggtacgcaacacctttcgttcgaaaactccatgGGCGCGttgcatagtccaggtctcgtggccgtagaggaccaccggtctaatcagcgtattgtagataatcaacttcgtgcggcggcgaatttttttcgaccggagcgtcctccggagtcctaAGTAgacacgatttcccgccaagaccCATCTCTGAATTTATCTGCTgatatcattgtcggcggttacacAAATTCGTcgaccacctcgatttcgtcaccgtcaatccgaactgaaatcgatgaacaaatgatgtatGGGCAagttgtattcgcggcacttctgcagaacctgccgaatctgtaggcggcgctaagtagtgtgatagcgcggtagttgcagcaatccaacttgtcaccctttttgtagattgggaaAACGACAgcctccatccactcctccggaagaatctccttCTCCCAATTTTGGAGATTACCCActgcagcgctctagccagtgtttccCCACCGTCTTTcaatagctcgctgggtagttgatctacaccggcagctttgttgtttgtaagccgaccgatctcctcctaAAGCGTCCGCATTTGGAGGTAAACAAACAACTGATGGGCATAAGCGGAGAGCGGCATTGTGAAATGCAAGATCaaagtgtgcgtattttaaacgtcagctATCTTAACAGGAACTGTTTTTAAAATACGTCGGATAACTCAAGCAAGCATTCATTGGAACTCATTTTTCTACAAGCTTTTCTGTATATATCCATTAGATGGACAACTTCGCAGTGTACTCAGTGgaagaaacaacaacaaaaatggAACTCTATTCGAGAGTCCTAAATCAAATCAAAGGAAAAAGttagaattgaaaatttcgatttGTTACTTCAGCTCGGCGAAGCACTCATTCCCTGATTTCCCCTATGCCGCCAATCAATGCGCCGTTTGTGATTGCTCCAGTGTGGCATCGAACCGATTCGTGTGAAGAACTCCCGTCTCTTTTGGGGTTTCAAATATTTACAGCTGATTTCCAACCAACAGTTCATGCATGTACATTAGGGTGCCTCTGAGTGGGGAAAAAAGTGATCGTCGAATTTCCGGATCCAACCgtgtacaaaaacaaaaaaattgtatcaaATTATTACTGTCATTTTGTATCAGAAAGAAATTTCGTTGGAATCCGTTTACATATGTCGCGAAACAAACATAATTACGGCGTATAAACCAACTGTCTAAACTTTCTTTGAAGGAAAATTCTTTGCAAACCATTCTTGATCGAAAACCGATCATAGTAGTCaacgaaagagaaaatttttctcttttctctattgtaaaaaacaaacaattcccCCTTAGagtaaattttgacagttgacgCTGTAAAGGGATATTGCAAGATGTCGTCATCTGCtcgcaaaaaatgacaattcagcgagcttgtttacattgtgTTAGAATTAAAAAGCAATTCGAACCAATTTTCTTGTACTGACTGGAATCAAAAACTTTCTAAGCCAAGTAAACAGCTCTCTGAaatgtcagaaaagtgaggttaaataTTCTCGTATAATGTTCtatcatatggtcggtgttaagtcacaccggactaagtgacaatatattgatttcgagaaaacgagtttaaagtttgagtcacagcatcctttacattataattggaaattaattttgtttaaaatctgGTAGAAGTCGAATGTAGCAGAGGaatttctttatccagtgctatcattatctaattttttgatgttttgcgacttagtccggtctgatttaACACCGTCCATATGTTTTCCGAGAATTACAGTGATCCAACCTTagcaataaacattttgcatgcAGCTAACGTCGAACAATTCTAGCTTTATCGGCACCCTAAACCGTACCGTACACGAAATGGCACCGCAGAAACGAGAAGAGTCCCACGATAGCTGCACTCAATACTTACTAGGTAGGTACTggatggttggttggttggttggctgTTGGGTAAAAGTTGCTTCTGTTGTACGTGAGTGGAGAGCGTTGAAGGTTTGGATAAATAGTGGTTACTGCCGGGACCGAAACGGCAAGGAGCTTAATTTCCGTGCAGTTCCGTTAGTGAACTCTTCTGCGGGAGGAATAgagtgtgtgtgtttgtatgtgtgcaTTAAGTAGTGTTTATTTTCCTTTTTACGCTTTGGCAAGTTCTAATTAGTTTATTTTTCGAACAAATATTGCTACGGCAATGTCGTACTATTGGTGGTACACCTGTGTCAAGTTTTTTTATTGACTTGTTCTATATTCAGCTTTGATTATTATTGTTTTGACTAGTGGTAGCGTTATAACAATTGAGTAATGTTATGCTGTCGATAGCGCACTTATATAGTTTTCTAAGCGTCATTTTTTGGCAAAACTAAAGAAAACAAAGCTTACAAACGTGTTTATTCCTCTTTGTATACTGTAATGTGATACTTGTACCCTAAAGCGAACCCTACACGATACAAGCAGattgtaataaaaatattgacaaaataGCTTCAATACGTCAACCCCATTTGTTTTCTATGGAATCAACTTTTTAAACATGCACTTTCGCCATCCATATATTGACCGATATATGCTTTATTGATAATATTCCTGCCCGTGAAGGGTACGCTCAAGACAAGATGAGAAaacttcatttttttctttttcttctatAACATACCCTACTGAACAATTTTTGGCATTTGGGTGAGATGAAGGGTAAATAgataattattgcgacactttcatatcgcattcattgtcgtcgtttgtgattaaaaatattgaatagattaaaaatattaaaaagtgtaaaataaggaaagagaagctgtaccgcctgcgtctggtggctgtactgggggcagtattttttgtcatgttactgctttgcttgcagactgccgtacagcgctgggcgtcctgcactagcgaacaacagcagcgtcgaaagaaatgagaatgtaggccgaaaaattacagccgcagaaaaggtaggcattttgcatccttgccaCTGACCCTTACGCAATGTGCCGGGGGAATGATTCTTTTTCGCActgtcaagtgggaggggagtTGCTTGGTAtgattaaaattttccgttAGAAAAAGATGCTGAAATTTGGGATTTCGTGCATTTGAACACGGTTACCAAATGCCCGGTTAATCTGAGGATTCCCAATGCAAGATTTCTCACTTTGGTCTGACTAGTGGAAGAGGCAGGAGTTGTCCGTTTGTTAAAATCTGCGTCGTGGTGTGTTTTAAAAAGGTAGAAAAATGACATGAAGATTCATAAACAATTTGCTAAAACGTTACGTTTCTTTTCCCAACAAACAGCTAGATAGAATCCCATTCAGTGGCAGTCAGTGTAGGCGTATTTGTGAGTCTAAAGGTAAGCCTCGTGTTCTCATCCAATGTGCATTGTGCTTATTGGTCGCGTCGTGCGCGATCTTTATTTTCTCATAGATTCGCAACGGTCGTCGGTTTTCGTTTAgttatttttttgtagtttgctGTTTACTGGAGAGGTTGACTCCGAGAACAACCGGGACAAATCCCAATACTTTCATTTTGTCAGTCTGTGGTGAGATTTGAAGACTTTGCCCGTAATAAGAAAACCCGTGGCGACGGACATTGTATTTGAATGTACGGACATCCTGACTGCAGTTTAGGTCTTTAGGTCGAGTACATCGGACACGTTTTGAGTCAGCTAGCTCGCTTCCCTTCCCGTATTAGGGATAAATAGAACCTTCCCTTGAAAGCTCTCAGGCCGGGCAAACCTTTACCTGGTGGGTGGTCTCTCAATTAGAGAGTGGCGCTTAAATCACTCACTTAACAGCGGGGAGCGGTTCGGCTGGCCAATTACAAACTTCATTCATTAACGACAGTGCTCGCTTAAAGCTATAATAGGTGAGGTTCTTTCGGGTTCTTTAGTGTCCAGCGTTGGCTTGGTATTACAGCGAGCCGTTCGTCTTCCAGGTATCCTATAAAGCAGCGGGATTCCTGAGGCAACTGCGTGTTCTGCCAGGATCAGGCCAGTGATGCTCGGACGATGTAGCATTGACGCTTTTATGAGATGATCCTAgccagggccgtcttaagaccattggaggcccctgggcactattgagCGGAGGGACCCCTATAATTAAACAGCCGTCAACACATTAAGAGTGACATTCGATGAATTAGAATAAGCGTCACATCACAGAGATAAAATCAGTATATCCTATTTCACTTCAAGAGATTTCTGTCTATAAATTAACATAACCAGCAAATATATATAGCTAAGCAAACGTAAGGAAATTCAGCTCGCATATCGCAAGAATTCGAAATTATCCCATTGCAAACATAGAAACGATTCGGGGCAGAGAACGCCACGGTTTCGAGAGTACCTGATATTTTACCGTTTATTCAATATCGCGGCAAAATGCAAACAATAAATCGAAATCGTTCAAGATTTTTTGGTGTGGCAAGCAATCTGCAGCTGCGGCAAACGAAGTTAGATTTTTGTCACAATCAGGATTATGAACCAGGGACGGGAACTTATCACACAGAGTGCCTTCTAAAAAATCGACTATCTCTTTTAGACAAGACTGTGGTTCTTGTTTTTGCCTGATTTTACATCGTGCCGTTATGCAAAATCAATTTTAGAGTTGTATAGAGTCATCAAGATAAATTTTGTGTTCAAAACTGCCCGGAATTTCAGTCAACAGAAATATACTGGACAATTACGAAGCTGCCACTAAAAATCAAATGTAGTTAAATATTAAATGAAAATGTAATGAGAGTAAAAGAACGCTGAGATAGAAGCGCATGTGCCGAGAATTCATTTGTCTGTTTCAATTGACCATACACGACAATAAGGCTGACATAAACAATATCAATCACCGAAAACCAAGTAACAATATACCAgtaacattaaatttttaaaaatatacctCAATTATGATCTCAACACAAATATGTCTTTAAATGaatgaatttcaaaacaaatccttatttttaaattaaggAGCTTATAAAAGTTCACAACATATCGCATGTGAGCAGTACCACGATCttgatgtgatgaaactggacaTAATGTGGCTTCTGAAAAGCCGTAGGCCGTAACATAATTTTTATTATCCATCCTAATGTCAGGACCAGCTCAGCtactcgccgccactctgttggCTGCCGTACCCAGTAAACAAAAATGACGGATGATTTAAATGCTATCCAGCGATAGGCTATTAGAAATTTGTTCTAGGCTATCCGCCGCAACCGTAACATGCCGTTCACTGTAAAACAGCGTGGGTAGTTTTGATACGTCAAATTCATCTTGTCCAGACCTTTACTAGAGGAACATTGCTGGCGTTGTTGTTTCGTTTGTATTGGTTGTGCCTGTTCATGCGTAAgttcacagataacagacgtttaagctcgatttgaatcatgtgtaaatacccgctactgaaattccgaataaattagacgtctgaaacacgtttggcaaacgtttgcagatggcgcagtgatcgatacaatgcagttagagtgcagctgtcaaacacgtgtagcaaacagttgcgcagatggcaatagtgaaacacggatttccaacgtttatcaatttgaaagtttacacaggtttttgaagaaattttgttctagcctaaacgtctgttatctgtggtaagtCGATTACTTTGTGAGTTGCAATTTCACGTACTTCCTCCAAAATTCCATATATTAAAATGGCGAAAAAAAGACTCGATGCTTATTTCTTCAAAGGTAGGTTCTGATAATTAAAAATGTTTAAGgctttaaattttcatcaaatataATTCACAGCCGATGCAACAATAGTTGATGGCAGTACAGTTTCGATTCCATCGATGTCATCAGTTCCAGTTGGAAGAACAATAAGTTCAAACTCCTTAACGGATGGATCTTTATGTAAATATTACATTTGTAACTTCATTACTGTAACATATATCCATTTTTGGATTTTCGTTTTAGCAACTTTCGACGTCAGTACAGAAGTGCCTGTAAATCCTACTAAGACAACGGTTTCAGTTTCCAGAAAAATATCTTGCGAATCTAACGGAATTTTTGACTAACGAAGATGTTCTTAACTCAAAACTGATGTAGAACTATTTCAGTGGAAGCTTTTGACAGTGCTTCAGAAGATTCAGTGACAGCAAAAAATATGGGCAGAAGAAGCCTGAAAAGAAAAAGAGGCAGAACAACAAAAGAACCAAAAGCAAAGGTACGTCAACGTTTTTCTTTGAAGTGGATTGATTCGCCAGATCTTGTATGTTTTGAGGCATATCGAAATGATCCGTACCACGCCTATTGCAAAACCTGCCTCACAAAAATTGGCATCGCTCGAGGTGGGAAATCGAATCTAGGCACACATATCGCCACGAAACGGCATCGGGACGCAGCAAGTAAAGCGGAAGAGGGATTTGAATCCGAATCGAAGATAGATGATTCCTCTCTACAAGACAATGTAAATGAGGCTGAACTTAAAATCTGCGCATGGGCTTTGGAAAACAACGTGCCTTTTACTGCAGTTGACAAGCTCACTGACCTGTTGAGAGAACTCACCATAGATTCGAAGCTCTTGCAAAAGCTAAAGTTGGGAAGAACCAAAACGGCGTCAGTTGTTGagtcggttattgctgcgactCAACATGATGAACTGGTCGAACAAATGAGAAGTGATATTTTCTCCATTATCGTCGATGAGTTTACCGATTTTAGTAGCAATAAAACGCTTGCAATTGTTGTCCGGGTAATGGATAAGGTATCTTTTTGTGCCAAAGACCGATTTTACACTGCGATAGAAATTGAGTGTGCAGACCATGCGACACTGCATTCGGTTATAGTTTCGGAGTTTGAGAGAGACAACATCAATTACAAAAAGAATCTTAGAGGATTTGCATCAGACGGAGCATCTGTTATGATGGGTCGGAACAACTCAGTGATACGTTTGTTCAAAAAAGAATGCCCGAACATGATATCTATAAAGTGTACCTGCCATTCACTTGCCTTGTGTGCTAGCTATGCTTGCGAAAAGGTTCCATCATACGTTGAACAACTGATGCGTGATATATATAACTATTTATCAAGCAGTATTAAACGATCAAAagagtttaaaaaaatgcaGGATATTGTAGACCTCAAGCCGTTGAAGATTCTCCATCCATCCGCCACTAGATGGCTTTCTTTGGAAGCTGTCATTAATCGAAACTTGGAAAGATTCGATGAACTAAAGTTATTCTTCTCGTTCCAAgtaaaatatgaccacaacccAACGGCAAATCGCATTTTAACTCATCTTAATGATCCTATGACGAAACCGATTATGCTTTTCCTTAATTATATATTACCACTCATCAACAACGCTAACCAAACTTTTCAGTCAGAGAATtctcagttttttgaaatttacaacgAGACAAAAACTTTGTTGGCTTTGATTTTGGGCAACTTGTGTAAAAAGAATTATGTTCAGCGGTTTACTGGCGATGATGTGGATGTTACcgattttgaattatttttgaaaaacccgaaGACGTTTACGTCGGCATTAACGCCGAGGAAGCAGAGGAAGCTTTGGGAAATGCTGTTCAATTAACATTTAAATCAATTTGTCGCGATTTTTATATCGAGTTGACTAAACAGATTTTAAAACGATTTGACTTCAAGGATCCTGTAATTAAAACTGCCGCATTAATAAACCCTGGAACTTTCATTAAGCTACCAAACCTAAACGGATTAATGCGGCAATTTCCAAGCTTTCTCGAAGGGATTGATAGGCAAGACATGAATTTAGACGACTGAAAATCAATCTCACACAAGATAAAACGATGGAGATGAATACGACT is part of the Topomyia yanbarensis strain Yona2022 chromosome 1, ASM3024719v1, whole genome shotgun sequence genome and encodes:
- the LOC131676097 gene encoding uncharacterized protein LOC131676097, translated to MAPQKREESHDSCTQYLLDLVCFEAYRNDPYHAYCKTCLTKIGIARGGKSNLGTHIATKRHRDAASKAEEGFESESKIDDSSLQDNVNEAELKICAWALENNVPFTAVDKLTDLLRELTIDSKLLQKLKLGRTKTASVVESVIAATQHDELVEQMRSDIFSIIVDEFTDFSSNKTLAIVVRVMDKVSFCAKDRFYTAIEIECADHATLHSVIVSEFERDNINYKKNLRGFASDGASVMMGRNNSVIRLFKKECPNMISIKCTCHSLALCASYACEKVPSYVEQLMRDIYNYLSSSIKRSKEFKKMQDIVDLKPLKILHPSATRWLSLEAVINRNLERFDELKLFFSFQVKYDHNPTANRILTHLNDPMTKPIMLFLNYILPLINNANQTFQSENSQFFEIYNETKTLLALILGNLCKKNYVQRFTGDDVDVTDFELFLKNPKTFTSALTPRKQRKLWEMLFN